A window from Shewanella livingstonensis encodes these proteins:
- a CDS encoding PepSY-associated TM helix domain-containing protein: MRVRGDILRTYQSIHTWTGIIAGLVLFIGFYAGSLTMFKEEITQWATPPSHQLPQVPKDQFDQLILQASTNFDKAQQSFTVNFNQQLSPLTWFEQGGGRGLHLNNVMRHATLSDEGELVTQVNPTNELGELIDMLHRTAGIAGKAGHEDIGVLVLGGASVLYFLALVSGVIFLLPTLVNSFLAIRKNKGVNRFWLDSHNLVGIISLPFHLIIAWTVIVFAFHDVLYGGLSLVYGDEPMFERGERSTIEYSIEQLPPISSYLQKVNEMTDGYHVESMAFSDLSTTNPMVGITIINEREMMRVNSGDFIYMNPYTFDVGYSSIPLKDNDIYTPMVASFFSLHFGGYAGDLGRWVYFSLGLLGAFLFYSGNLLWLEKRRQKQPIQNKSSRFMASLTVGMCLGSILAVMITMLSSKWLYLISAQVNNNYLICYYVVFFSALIYSFVVGAAKSAIYLQYLLFVACLLIPITSVVSFIMPSLGLWVPIYFPSMVVEFIALVFAGVFYYGAIKTKQRVYYGERNSIWALPLTTATE; the protein is encoded by the coding sequence ATGAGAGTTCGCGGAGATATTCTACGTACATATCAATCCATCCATACATGGACAGGTATTATTGCCGGTTTAGTACTCTTTATTGGTTTTTATGCTGGTTCATTGACCATGTTTAAGGAAGAGATTACTCAATGGGCGACACCGCCAAGCCATCAATTACCACAAGTACCAAAAGATCAGTTTGATCAATTAATCTTACAAGCATCAACAAATTTTGATAAAGCCCAGCAAAGTTTTACGGTTAACTTTAATCAACAATTATCGCCGCTTACATGGTTTGAACAGGGCGGCGGCCGTGGTTTACATTTAAATAATGTCATGAGACACGCGACCTTGTCAGATGAAGGGGAGTTAGTTACCCAAGTTAACCCCACGAATGAATTAGGAGAGTTGATTGATATGCTTCATCGCACGGCTGGCATAGCAGGAAAAGCCGGGCATGAAGATATTGGTGTTCTCGTTTTAGGGGGGGCATCAGTGCTATATTTTTTAGCATTAGTGTCTGGTGTTATTTTTTTATTACCGACGTTAGTTAATAGCTTTTTAGCGATAAGAAAGAACAAAGGCGTAAATCGTTTTTGGCTCGATAGCCATAATTTAGTCGGCATTATTAGCTTACCGTTTCATTTGATTATTGCTTGGACTGTGATTGTGTTTGCTTTTCATGATGTTCTTTATGGTGGTTTAAGCCTGGTATATGGCGATGAACCCATGTTCGAGCGTGGTGAGAGATCAACAATAGAGTACTCAATTGAACAGCTTCCGCCTATTTCAAGCTATCTTCAGAAAGTTAATGAAATGACCGACGGTTACCATGTGGAATCAATGGCTTTCTCTGATTTATCAACAACAAATCCAATGGTTGGCATTACCATTATTAACGAACGTGAAATGATGCGTGTCAATTCTGGCGATTTTATTTACATGAACCCTTATACCTTTGATGTTGGCTACAGTAGTATTCCGTTGAAAGATAATGATATTTATACTCCAATGGTTGCTAGCTTTTTTTCGCTACATTTTGGCGGCTATGCTGGAGATTTAGGTCGTTGGGTTTATTTTTCTTTGGGCTTACTTGGGGCATTTTTATTCTATAGTGGTAATTTATTATGGTTAGAAAAGCGTCGACAAAAACAACCAATACAAAATAAATCCAGCCGTTTTATGGCATCTTTGACCGTGGGTATGTGTTTAGGCTCAATATTAGCCGTAATGATAACGATGCTTTCAAGTAAATGGTTGTATCTCATTAGTGCTCAGGTTAATAACAATTATCTTATTTGTTATTACGTAGTATTTTTTAGCGCATTAATTTATAGTTTTGTTGTTGGTGCGGCTAAAAGTGCTATTTACTTACAATACCTATTATTTGTGGCTTGTTTATTAATACCAATCACTTCAGTTGTGTCTTTTATTATGCCGAGTTTAGGACTGTGGGTACCCATTTATTTTCCGAGCATGGTCGTTGAGTTTATTGCGTTAGTTTTTGCGGGTGTATTTTATTATGGTGCGATTAAAACTAAACAGCGTGTTTATTATGGTGAACGTAATAGCATATGGGCTTTACCGTTAACAACCGCTACGGAGTAA
- a CDS encoding DUF1097 domain-containing protein — MAHRWQIAISAGLLAAIWAGLADVFHLVTWVGFLGCSTFFAQTESGAKGMMMAMMTNLSGVFWGWLIIAGSGVLGSPIISYALTGIVTALMCLQACNKNFAFIPGTFIGCCITFALNADIAAIIPPLVIGAALGYSMSLLTGLFITLTDKTTESLKNSAVEET; from the coding sequence ATGGCGCATCGTTGGCAAATTGCAATTTCTGCGGGTTTATTGGCGGCTATTTGGGCCGGTCTTGCGGATGTGTTTCATCTAGTGACATGGGTTGGCTTTCTTGGTTGCAGTACTTTTTTTGCTCAAACTGAATCGGGGGCTAAAGGCATGATGATGGCGATGATGACTAATCTTTCCGGTGTATTCTGGGGATGGTTAATTATTGCGGGTAGCGGTGTGTTAGGTTCCCCCATTATTAGCTATGCACTAACTGGCATTGTCACGGCATTGATGTGCTTACAAGCCTGTAATAAGAACTTTGCTTTTATTCCCGGTACATTTATTGGCTGCTGTATAACATTCGCGTTAAATGCAGACATCGCAGCTATTATTCCACCACTCGTTATAGGTGCTGCACTTGGCTACAGCATGAGCCTACTCACAGGCTTATTCATCACCTTAACGGATAAAACGACCGAATCCTTAAAAAATAGTGCTGTGGAAGAGACATAA
- a CDS encoding TonB-dependent siderophore receptor, protein MKINTLQFNKCKLAVVCASALSLNSYSAIGEENVEETKGSIETISVVGHKLTELSSNNNGGALGNKTLLETPFSVDVISLEDIEIRQVNTLDSLFSREASVSVDGSAYSTFGSTIRVRGLPLDYTNSFKINGMSINNFSGELPYEAFEQVTLLKGASGFMYGMAAPGGVVNYVTKKATGDKFIVDVGMRSDSVFSGHIDASKRLGDNDEYGVRVNLVKESGDTYLEDGTIDRNTAALAFDAQLTDSLYWTVDVIYNDRLTENSWTTMNNSLDSTDLLPDTVSGTRSIGADGTFDDYKNIVALTSLNWDINDNWSARLEYDYSKNETRWVKSLAYLLNSDGDVNISLYDQYFDVNYDQIQAVINGEFETGSIRHNLLLGASYQKSTTYRNDPHRVVMWGYGTDNLFNPVELPTYNSTLEDNLSMAWIDKQQSVYLSDFISLTDQWEVLLGIRSNQIEHTPSEYFSSYQAYNEDSALSPTAALMFKPDDKTTYYVSYVESFEGTTSYVGETYANADELLEPLESKQYELGVKTAGDGWSLTSALFRIERGATLVTGDNYLVQDGLSIYQGLEFSGAWEVTDNLSLYGDLMLLDATYDKTNSAVEGNDVAGTPSQQFSLQTNYEVDAVPGLAVNLGAKYFGETTLDSNNTWELPAYTLFYTGVSYSTMIDDKTLTVIGTVDNLFDEEFWAAGDAYGALRIGEPRSFAVKVKMSF, encoded by the coding sequence ATGAAAATCAATACTTTACAGTTTAATAAATGTAAATTGGCTGTTGTATGTGCTTCTGCACTCTCTTTGAATAGTTACTCTGCTATAGGGGAGGAAAACGTAGAAGAGACTAAAGGCAGTATTGAAACCATTAGTGTGGTGGGCCATAAACTGACCGAGCTGAGTTCTAATAATAATGGTGGAGCCTTGGGTAATAAAACTTTATTAGAAACCCCCTTTTCAGTAGATGTTATTTCGCTTGAAGATATAGAAATTCGTCAGGTTAATACTCTGGATAGTCTTTTTAGTAGAGAAGCATCTGTATCGGTTGATGGTAGTGCTTACAGTACCTTTGGCTCAACTATTCGTGTTCGTGGCTTACCTTTAGACTATACCAATAGTTTTAAAATTAATGGTATGTCTATCAATAATTTTAGTGGTGAACTCCCTTATGAAGCCTTCGAGCAAGTTACCTTACTAAAAGGAGCCTCTGGCTTCATGTATGGGATGGCTGCACCTGGTGGCGTCGTTAACTATGTGACCAAAAAAGCAACAGGCGATAAATTTATAGTTGATGTTGGCATGCGCAGTGACAGTGTATTTAGTGGTCATATTGATGCCAGTAAGCGTTTAGGTGATAACGATGAGTATGGTGTTAGGGTTAACCTTGTTAAAGAGTCGGGGGACACGTATTTAGAAGATGGCACAATTGATCGTAATACTGCAGCTTTAGCATTTGACGCACAATTAACCGATTCACTTTATTGGACTGTTGATGTTATTTATAACGATCGCTTAACTGAAAATTCATGGACTACAATGAATAATTCGTTAGACAGTACTGATTTGCTTCCTGATACCGTTAGCGGTACTCGCAGTATTGGAGCTGACGGTACCTTCGATGATTACAAAAATATCGTAGCGTTAACCAGCCTAAATTGGGACATTAATGATAACTGGAGTGCTCGTCTTGAGTATGATTATTCTAAGAATGAGACTCGTTGGGTAAAAAGCTTAGCCTACTTACTCAATAGTGATGGTGATGTTAATATTTCCTTATATGATCAGTATTTTGATGTTAATTATGATCAAATTCAGGCTGTGATTAACGGTGAGTTTGAAACCGGTAGCATTCGACACAACCTGTTGTTAGGTGCGTCATATCAGAAGTCTACAACGTATCGGAATGATCCGCATCGCGTAGTAATGTGGGGTTATGGAACCGATAATCTGTTTAATCCTGTTGAGCTTCCAACCTATAATTCAACCTTAGAAGATAATCTATCTATGGCTTGGATTGATAAACAACAATCGGTTTATCTCAGTGACTTTATTTCGCTAACCGATCAATGGGAAGTCTTACTCGGTATTCGATCTAATCAAATTGAACATACGCCAAGCGAATATTTCTCTTCATACCAAGCTTACAATGAAGACAGCGCCCTAAGTCCTACTGCTGCATTGATGTTTAAACCTGATGATAAAACAACATATTATGTCAGCTATGTTGAATCGTTTGAGGGGACAACGTCGTATGTTGGCGAGACTTACGCAAACGCTGATGAGCTACTAGAACCATTAGAAAGTAAGCAATATGAATTGGGTGTTAAAACTGCTGGTGATGGTTGGTCTTTAACGTCGGCACTATTTCGCATCGAGCGAGGCGCCACACTGGTTACTGGTGATAATTATTTAGTACAGGATGGACTTAGCATTTATCAAGGTTTGGAATTTAGTGGAGCATGGGAAGTCACTGATAATTTATCTCTATACGGTGACTTGATGTTATTGGATGCCACTTATGACAAGACAAATTCAGCGGTGGAAGGTAATGACGTTGCTGGTACACCAAGTCAACAGTTTAGCTTGCAGACTAACTATGAGGTCGATGCAGTGCCTGGTTTAGCTGTTAATTTAGGCGCCAAATACTTTGGTGAAACAACATTAGATTCTAATAATACCTGGGAATTACCTGCTTATACTTTGTTTTACACCGGTGTTAGCTATAGCACGATGATTGACGACAAAACGCTAACCGTTATTGGTACCGTTGATAATTTATTCGACGAAGAGTTTTGGGCTGCGGGTGATGCTTATGGTGCATTGCGTATCGGTGAACCTCGTAGTTTTGCTGTTAAAGTAAAGATGAGTTTTTAA